From a single Halobellus ruber genomic region:
- a CDS encoding adenylate kinase produces the protein MGKHILLLGPPGAGKGTQSKRLAAEFGIEHVTTGDALRANKGMDIGDMDTEYDSPGEYMDAGELVPDKVVNAIVEEALSTADGYVLDGYPRNLDQAEFLSEITDLDAVVYLAVDEEVLVSRLTGRRVCENCGENFHVEFEPPEEPGVCDECGGDLVQRDDDTEETARERLRVYEENTAPVVEHYREAGALTEVDGEAPPDEVFDAVVDAVES, from the coding sequence ATGGGCAAGCACATTCTGCTCTTGGGCCCGCCGGGTGCCGGCAAGGGAACGCAGTCGAAACGGCTCGCCGCGGAGTTCGGCATCGAACACGTGACGACCGGCGACGCGCTCCGCGCCAACAAGGGGATGGACATCGGCGATATGGACACCGAGTACGACTCCCCGGGCGAGTACATGGACGCCGGGGAGCTCGTCCCCGACAAGGTCGTCAACGCCATCGTCGAGGAGGCGCTTTCGACCGCCGACGGCTACGTGCTCGACGGGTACCCCCGGAACCTCGATCAGGCGGAGTTCCTCTCGGAGATCACCGACCTCGACGCCGTCGTCTACCTCGCGGTCGACGAGGAGGTGCTGGTCTCGCGGCTGACCGGCCGGCGCGTCTGCGAGAACTGCGGCGAGAACTTCCACGTCGAGTTCGAGCCGCCCGAGGAGCCGGGCGTCTGCGACGAGTGCGGCGGCGACTTAGTGCAGCGGGATGACGACACCGAGGAGACCGCCCGCGAACGCCTGCGGGTCTACGAGGAGAACACCGCGCCCGTGGTCGAACACTACCGCGAGGCGGGCGCGTTGACCGAGGTCGACGGCGAGGCACCGCCCGACGAGGTGTTCGACGCCGTCGTCGACGCCGTCGAGTCCTGA
- a CDS encoding DUF106 domain-containing protein produces MPQIESKVRTLVDGDREMRDAVETVLDRADDGDVKWLDVKGELSSGQWGRLIEKGILVEGEEGFTLADAEATQAGLGPATTDDDSGGGGDVADDDGSSWSMYDKGAAVVTLALFVGYSWKPLRDVIGTVMDVPLSPLEEMLPFYAVVMVLALATGLYSTLLQANLMDMDKMSKYQERMQEIQERRKEAKEAGDDEALDEIQEEQMDAMGDQLGMFKEQFRPMVWIMFLTIPVFLWMYWSIGVGANASAQTTLDALVLPLVGRVEWTESVLGPIQAWIVWYFVCSMGFTQIIRKSLNIDISPSTS; encoded by the coding sequence ATGCCGCAAATCGAATCGAAGGTCCGCACGCTGGTCGACGGCGACCGGGAGATGCGGGACGCCGTCGAAACGGTCCTCGACCGGGCCGACGACGGCGACGTCAAGTGGCTCGACGTGAAGGGTGAGCTCTCCTCGGGGCAGTGGGGCCGCCTCATCGAGAAGGGAATCCTCGTCGAGGGCGAAGAAGGGTTCACGTTGGCCGACGCGGAGGCGACGCAGGCCGGCCTCGGACCCGCAACAACCGACGACGACTCCGGAGGCGGCGGCGACGTCGCGGACGACGACGGATCGTCGTGGTCGATGTACGACAAGGGCGCGGCGGTCGTGACGCTGGCGCTGTTCGTCGGCTACTCGTGGAAGCCGCTCAGAGACGTCATCGGGACGGTGATGGACGTCCCGCTGAGCCCGCTCGAGGAGATGTTGCCGTTCTACGCGGTCGTGATGGTCCTGGCGCTGGCCACCGGGCTCTATTCGACGCTCCTGCAGGCGAACCTGATGGACATGGACAAGATGTCGAAGTACCAAGAGCGGATGCAGGAGATCCAGGAGCGCCGGAAGGAGGCCAAAGAGGCCGGCGACGACGAGGCGCTCGACGAGATCCAGGAGGAACAGATGGACGCGATGGGCGACCAGCTCGGGATGTTCAAAGAGCAGTTCCGCCCGATGGTGTGGATCATGTTCCTCACCATCCCGGTGTTCCTGTGGATGTACTGGTCGATCGGCGTCGGCGCGAACGCCAGCGCACAGACGACGCTGGACGCCCTGGTGCTTCCCCTCGTGGGTCGGGTCGAGTGGACGGAGTCAGTGCTGGGGCCGATCCAGGCGTGGATCGTCTGGTATTTCGTCTGCTCGATGGGCTTCACCCAGATCATCAGAAAGAGCCTGAACATCGACATCTCGCCGTCGACGTCCTGA
- a CDS encoding DUF1648 domain-containing protein: protein MNGLGALLTRQRTVAAGVAVALGLLGTALHPSLPDPMAIHWNADGEGDGTACKPFAVFPMSAIVVGMSLLFEFSGADTHDRIVGSVAMLLLS, encoded by the coding sequence ATGAACGGACTCGGAGCCCTCCTCACGCGTCAGAGGACGGTCGCGGCCGGCGTCGCCGTCGCGCTGGGTCTGCTCGGCACCGCCCTCCACCCGTCGCTGCCGGATCCGATGGCGATCCACTGGAACGCGGACGGCGAGGGTGACGGGACTGCCTGCAAGCCGTTTGCGGTCTTCCCGATGTCGGCGATCGTCGTTGGGATGAGCCTCCTGTTCGAGTTCTCCGGCGCCGACACCCACGATCGGATCGTCGGCTCGGTGGCGATGTTGCTTCTATCGTAG
- the cmk gene encoding (d)CMP kinase, with amino-acid sequence MLLTVSGPPGAGKSTTVAALADAFDLEHVSGGDIFRELADERGLTAVEFNRLAEEDDQIDRDLDRRLRTIALERDDVLLESRLAGWLAGDAADLRLWLDAPIEVRAARIAGREGKSAETALTETREREESEALRYREYYGIDITDLSIYDIALNTARWSEADVPEILTAAVDAYDPAADEGKHPVDGVSYDF; translated from the coding sequence ATGTTGTTGACCGTCTCCGGTCCCCCGGGGGCCGGAAAGAGTACGACCGTCGCCGCCCTGGCCGACGCGTTCGACCTCGAACACGTCAGCGGCGGCGACATCTTTCGGGAGCTCGCCGACGAGCGGGGGCTGACGGCCGTGGAGTTCAATCGGCTCGCCGAGGAGGACGACCAGATCGACCGCGACCTCGACCGCCGGCTTCGGACGATCGCACTCGAACGCGACGACGTTCTCCTGGAGTCGCGACTGGCGGGGTGGCTCGCGGGCGACGCCGCGGACCTTCGATTGTGGCTCGACGCGCCGATCGAGGTTCGTGCGGCCCGGATCGCCGGGCGGGAGGGGAAGTCCGCGGAGACGGCGCTGACCGAGACCCGCGAACGCGAGGAAAGCGAGGCGCTCCGATACCGCGAGTACTACGGGATCGACATCACGGACCTGTCGATCTACGACATCGCGCTGAACACCGCGCGATGGAGCGAAGCCGACGTTCCGGAGATCCTGACCGCAGCGGTCGACGCGTACGATCCGGCGGCCGACGAGGGGAAACATCCGGTCGACGGCGTCTCCTACGACTTCTGA
- a CDS encoding RNA-guided pseudouridylation complex pseudouridine synthase subunit Cbf5 has product MTDRRSAPGERSVDELLAFGVVNLDKPAGPSAHQVSAWARDAAGVDRAAHAGTLDPKVTGCLPILLGDATRVAQVFLEGTKEYIAVLELHGPVPADFESVVSEFEGEIYQKPPRKSAVTRRLRSRTIHDLDVIETTERQALLRIRCESGTYVRKLCHDLGLAVGTGAHMGDLRRTATDPFDDTNLASTADLTDALAFAAEGDEEPLREVVAPAERALRHLPQLTVADSAAEQIAEGAPVYAPGVVDADAAVESAAAEGGDSDAETPLVVCVTPDGTAVCLGRLVGKPSADRGTVVSLERVLV; this is encoded by the coding sequence GTGACCGACCGCCGAAGCGCGCCCGGGGAGCGGTCCGTCGACGAACTGCTCGCCTTCGGGGTGGTGAACCTCGACAAGCCGGCCGGCCCCTCCGCCCACCAGGTGTCGGCGTGGGCTCGCGACGCCGCTGGCGTCGACCGGGCGGCCCACGCCGGGACCCTCGACCCGAAGGTCACGGGGTGTCTGCCGATCCTCCTGGGTGATGCCACCCGGGTCGCGCAGGTCTTCCTCGAAGGGACGAAGGAGTATATTGCGGTACTCGAGCTCCACGGGCCGGTGCCCGCGGACTTCGAGAGCGTGGTTTCGGAGTTCGAAGGCGAGATCTACCAGAAGCCGCCGCGGAAGAGCGCTGTCACCCGACGCCTCCGCAGCCGGACGATCCACGACCTCGACGTGATAGAGACGACGGAGCGGCAGGCGCTCCTGCGGATCCGGTGTGAGAGCGGGACCTACGTCCGGAAACTGTGTCACGATCTCGGCCTCGCGGTCGGCACCGGGGCGCATATGGGCGATCTCCGGCGGACCGCGACCGACCCCTTCGACGACACCAACCTGGCCTCGACGGCGGACCTGACGGACGCGCTGGCGTTCGCAGCCGAGGGCGACGAGGAGCCGCTCCGGGAGGTGGTCGCTCCGGCCGAGCGCGCGCTGAGACACCTCCCGCAACTCACCGTCGCCGACTCGGCCGCCGAGCAGATCGCGGAGGGGGCGCCGGTGTACGCCCCCGGTGTCGTCGACGCCGACGCGGCGGTGGAGTCTGCCGCGGCAGAGGGAGGTGACTCCGACGCCGAGACCCCGCTCGTGGTCTGTGTCACGCCCGACGGAACCGCGGTCTGTCTCGGCCGGCTGGTCGGGAAGCCCTCGGCCGACCGGGGGACCGTGGTGTCGCTGGAACGGGTGCTGGTCTGA
- a CDS encoding DUF502 domain-containing protein, translating into MGSREHAPQYLSTFREWLLTGVALTIPLVITILVLGVVLNFLLNVVSPAVTLVRIIPGVSPVVEGLVIQLISLVLLLAFLVGVGAVAHVTERSYAPKVHTTIERIPGIGELYRTFRQMGDMLTDSDARTFREVKLVEFPHEGAYSLAFVTADTPEQIQTSAGELKMQTLFVPLAPNPMMGGFLVNFAADQITDIDITVEEAIQSIVTSGASIEVADRGRDRPITMDELGEIAMDPINDEFDEADGDRSS; encoded by the coding sequence ATGGGCTCCAGAGAGCACGCACCGCAGTACCTCTCTACCTTCCGGGAGTGGTTGCTGACCGGCGTCGCGCTGACCATCCCGCTCGTGATCACGATTCTCGTGTTGGGGGTGGTGCTGAACTTCCTGCTGAACGTCGTCTCGCCGGCGGTGACCCTGGTTCGGATCATTCCCGGCGTGTCGCCGGTCGTCGAGGGGTTGGTGATCCAACTTATCAGTCTGGTATTACTTTTGGCCTTCCTCGTCGGCGTCGGCGCCGTCGCCCACGTGACCGAGCGGAGCTACGCGCCGAAGGTCCACACGACGATCGAGCGGATCCCGGGGATCGGGGAGCTGTACCGGACGTTCCGCCAGATGGGGGATATGCTGACCGACAGCGACGCCCGGACCTTCCGCGAGGTGAAGTTAGTCGAGTTCCCACACGAGGGTGCCTACTCGCTGGCGTTCGTGACTGCCGACACGCCCGAGCAGATCCAGACCTCCGCGGGGGAGTTGAAGATGCAGACGCTGTTCGTGCCGCTGGCCCCGAACCCGATGATGGGCGGGTTCCTGGTGAACTTCGCGGCGGATCAGATAACCGACATCGATATAACCGTCGAGGAAGCGATCCAGTCGATCGTCACGAGCGGCGCCTCGATCGAGGTGGCCGACCGCGGCCGCGACCGCCCGATCACGATGGACGAGCTGGGCGAGATCGCAATGGACCCGATCAACGACGAGTTCGACGAGGCCGACGGCGACAGAAGTTCCTGA
- a CDS encoding metal-dependent hydrolase: MPDLLTHVLVAYAVGGVAVRWTDAPDRNLPLLLVGAAAPDAMKASVLLDVPVGTAFGIPYSMWGLHTLGGVVVLSGAGALTLSAGERRSGFGVLVCGGLSHLVLDLFVVRVDGVAPPYLFPVSGWLPPAANLYASTDLWTIPVAVALALPVWVVRRRSRSASASDQTA, translated from the coding sequence ATGCCCGACTTGCTGACGCACGTCCTCGTTGCCTACGCCGTCGGCGGTGTCGCGGTGAGGTGGACCGACGCTCCCGACCGGAATCTCCCGCTCCTGCTCGTCGGCGCGGCCGCGCCGGACGCGATGAAGGCGTCGGTGTTGCTCGATGTCCCCGTCGGGACGGCGTTCGGGATCCCGTACTCGATGTGGGGGCTGCACACCCTCGGCGGGGTCGTCGTCCTGAGCGGCGCCGGAGCGTTGACACTGAGCGCAGGGGAGCGCCGCAGCGGGTTCGGGGTGCTGGTCTGTGGCGGGTTGAGCCACCTGGTCTTGGACCTGTTCGTGGTTCGGGTCGACGGCGTCGCGCCGCCGTATCTCTTCCCGGTTTCGGGGTGGCTGCCGCCCGCGGCGAACCTCTATGCCAGCACGGACCTGTGGACGATCCCGGTGGCTGTGGCGCTCGCGCTGCCGGTCTGGGTTGTCCGGCGGCGGTCGCGGAGTGCGTCCGCAAGCGATCAGACCGCGTAG